In the genome of Daucus carota subsp. sativus chromosome 9, DH1 v3.0, whole genome shotgun sequence, the window GTTAATTGGAGCCTGCAAAATTTGTCGAGTTGAGGAATATTGTTATGTACGAGAGCAACAGCCGGAGTAGAAGAAACAAAGGATACTTAAACGGCCGAAGTATATACTAGAGTATATCTTTGACCTTTTTGTCCTCAATCAACTTATCACTGCCCCACATGCATATTTTACGAGGACTCTGCATTAGTGCTGTAATCCAATCTGGgcagctcgcgagctcgcccgacTCGAACTCGTTTTGAtgagctcggctcgactcgtttagttaaacgagctcGAGTCCGGGCAGAGGTTTTGGCTCGTTTCGTTAAACGAGCTGGCTCGGCTCGTGAAAATTAACGAGTCGGATTCGGGTAGCGTTTTAGGCtcgatttagtgttaaattaaacgagccggctcgcccgactcgttaaactcggctcgtttagctaaacgagccagctcgactcgactcgtgaaaataaACGAGTCGAGCTCGGGGAAAAATTTAGGCTCGTTTTCTTAAACGAGCCAGCTCGGCTCGACTAAATAAAACTCGGCTCGAATTATGCCCGGCTCGAAACTCCGCTAGCCCAGACCGAATAACAGCCCTACTCTCCATGTTTCCTCCTCTGTGCCTCTGCTTGTCTATAAATACCATCTGCCAACACATACGTGTTGTACATAATACATGCATGCTTCCATCTGTCAAAGTGCATGCCTAGACAGCTGTCCATCTCGACCACAATTCCTGCCGTAGCTGCTTGTTCAAAATTCCAGGTCTATCTCGTTATTTACACTACACGCTATTCAATAAACTAAGTCTTTGCTGCTACTGATCTTGTGAAGAAGAAGATCATAGTAGTTTGAAGCTGCTCATGCGAATTAGTTAAGGTATGTTCATCCTGCTGCTCTAAACATAtcatgcacatatatatatattggtcaGTCTTGTGGCTTgtcttatttttcagaaataagtcaGCTTATTCATCAATTATCAGTTACAATTTACAAATATATGAATACTTGCTAATTGCATGTTGAGGTAACTCATATAAAAACTATGTTTATAGCTCCATGGTGTCACTATATTCTCTTTATCCcatacgttactttttgacacgtattttgaatctcttgtaaagtatagtctcataatatattttttaagtttttccCTCCCGAATAAAAGTTTgccgtttaaacttttattcaacacaaaaaaattaaaaaaacgttatggaactatatttataggaGACTCAAATTACGTCCAAACATTTAACATAAACAAGACGGAGGTAGTACTAATTTGGTCAGAGGCCTAAATTCCGGACACCCCACTAGTACCACGCCAGATTGTGGATTATTTTTGTTGCACTTGATTAATTTGTAGCACTTGGACTTATTTTGTTTCAAGTAGTCTTGCTTTATATAGCATAGCTTTATGAAGAAATAGAAGTTTAGTGAAGGATGATAAAAATTGAAAAGCTACTGTGTTTAggtaaacatatatattaactgTATGATTACATTGTTTTAGCAGGCAACTATGATCCATTCTAAAATCTGGTATTGAGGAGCTTgtcatatattatattgatagagaaataaataaaataaaattaatgtgtACTTTTAACATGAACTTTCTTGATCAACAGAGATACTACaaataaaaagaacaaaaattGATCACAATGAGGGGGGAAATGTCAGTAGAAGATGAGTTTTCCAAGATGCATCCTTGCTATGATCCCATTCGTACGAGGATCGCGATTGTGGGAGCAGGTCCCAGTGGTTTATCTGCTGCCTATGCACTCTCTAAGCTTGGTTACTCAGATATTACTGTGCTGGAGAAACATCACTCTGTCGGAGGCATGTGTGAATCAGTTGAACTTGAAGGTAATAATATCCCTCGTTGAACCAACTAGCATGTTCCAGGGATGTGTGTACGTCAGAATGTCgcattttagtattttgtacaTGATATGTGAAGGTAAGATTGAAAAAATGTAATTCTGTTCTGCTCAGGAAGAATCTATGATTTGGGAGGTCAAGTTCTTGCGGAAAATAGTGCTCCTACTATATTTCACTTGGCCAAAGAGATTGGGGCTAAAACTGAAAAACTAGACAAACATAAATTTGCAACTATTGACAGCTCTTCCGGAGAGTATAATGACTCGAAAGTGGTAGATGATTATGTTTCTGTGATCTCGCTCACCTTAAAGATTCAGGTCAGTTTCTTTTCAGGCACCAgcttttaattttctaaatgctcaAGTAGTTTTACTTGAACTGGCTTATTTGATACTACAGGATCAGGTAAAAGATTCGGATAAAATTGGGGTCCATGCTGTTAGCGAAATTGCTTCAGATTCAGCTCCTCGTTTCTTAGAGACTCATGGGTTCAAAGCGATACCAAAATCAGTGGCATATGGATATACTGCATCTGGATATGGATATGTACAAGATATGCCATATGCTTATGTTCATGAATTCACAAGGACTTCCATGGCTGGAAAAATTCGTCGATTTGAAGGAGGCTACACAAGTGTTTGGAGGAGATTAAGTGAATCATTACCTATAAATGTCCGATGTGATACTGAAGTATTAGAAGTCAAACGTGATTCAGGTAGCGTTGCTGTCAGTGTAAGGGGTAACACAGGGGAGGAAGAAGTATTGGAATTtgataaaatcattatttctgGTAGCTTTCCTTTCAGAAGCGCGAAAACATACAGGGCATCTTCATCTATTACTACAGGTATGTTACACCTTTTAAACGTGTAACGTATGCTTACTGTTTCAAAGCGACTAAAAGAAGTAATAAGATGAAGAGAACAGCTATAGAAATTTAGGTGTCACCCATACAGACTTGCCCCCACCGACCTTCataatatatgcatatatttcCTACACCTTTAATAGAAAATTTGGGTTTGACCCCATGATTGTGGAGCTGGACCTTCTCAGTGAAGGCACAAGTTCGAATCCAATTTGTGGCAACAAAGTTGTTTTGTCGACAGAACTTTTTTTTGCCCCCGCTAGGCTAAAAACCTAGCTCCGTCCCTCAGTATAACCAGCGTTAGGTTCTTCTTTCTAGCAATTTTACgcatgatttatttattttgaaaagcaAACAGGTTTTTTAACAAGACCTACCCCTGCTTAGGCACACATGGATGATGTCTCCAGTAAACTTGAACCCGCAGCCCCCTACTGCAGGGAGGGTGATATTGCAGGAGCATTTACCTTTTAGTTGATTAAATTGTAATATACAGGATAATATTTAGCAATATTTAAAAGAGACCTAACTTTGGTATTCTGACTACTATTATCTGTGCAGAAAATGGAAAGGAGGTCATGGTTATGAGTGAGCTTGAGAGGGAATTGTTcggaaaagtatatataattgATTACTACACAACTGCCTTGAAGATAAAGGGGTTTGAGCACATTCCAATGGGCTTTTATTACTTTGCGGAGTTCATGGATGATCCCACATCAATTGGAAATCCTGTTGCAATGCAGAAATTTTATGCAGACACAGACATATTCTTGTTCTGGTCATATGGAAACTCAACAAATATTAAGGGGGAAGAAATAATAGAATTTGCAAGAAATGCAGTAGCACGTATGGGAGGTGAAGTTGTAAAGACTATTTTGCAACGTCGATTCAGATATTTTCCTCATATTAAATCTCAAGGTATTCTCAAATTCAAAgctgttttaacttttaagccGCAACATATGAACatgaatatacatatttattttgaagatgaactcacatatatatattttggactgCAGATATGAAGGATGGGTTTTACAACAGAATGGAATCAGAATTGCAAGGTCAGCTTAATACTTACTATGTGGGGGGACTCATGGCATTTGAGCTGACAGAAAGGAATTCAACTTATGCAATGGCTCTCGTCCGCAAGCACTTTGCAAATAACAACCTTCAGCCAAAATTTCCATATGTGAAGGTAGAACCATAGAATTGCTTCTTTACCTAGTTAATGTTTATATGTCTGAATCTTTGTAGCTGAAGCAGCTGTACAGCCTGTACTTGTATAATTGTATAACACACAAAAAAGGATAAAGAATGATATAGAATTTTTGAAGATGACATTTCATCAGTGTTTAATGCGGTAGTAACATCGTGGGATTTGACAATTTAGTTGAGAAACATTGCTAACACACAATATATTTTGCAGAGGCTATTCACATTGCAATCACATAGACGGTCAGGCATCACTAAGAAATTAGATGAATCCCCTGGTTTGGAGTTTCCAGACCTTTTCTCCCTTGATGATTTTCTGCGTCATTGGGGTACTCATAGTGTCACCGGGAACAAGATCCTTTACAACTGGATCAATGAAAAGGGAGAAATAACATCTAAAAGGACTTACAGAGAACTTCATGAAAATGCTTATATTATTGCTCATAAGCTCTTGACAAGCCATAAACCAGCCATCAAACCTGGAGACAGAGTTCTTTTGGTCTACATGCCTGGCCTGGAGTTCATTGATGCCTTCTTTGGTTGCCTAAGAGCTAGAGTAATACCAGTTCCAGTTATTCCTCCAGACCCATCTCAGAAAGCCGGACAAACTCTTCTCCATATTCAGAACATTGCAAACAAATGCAATGCAGTGGCAATTCTATCAACCAAGCGCTACCACATATCCGTTAGAGCATTTGCTGCAAAGAACATTATTTTTTTGGCAGGGAAAAGTAAATCCTCCCCTCAATGGCCTGACTTGCCATGGTTGCATACTGACTCATTCATAAATAAAAGTAATGATGGAACATACTTCCAAGCCATGGCTCAAGTATCCAAACCGCTGCCAGAGGATTTATGCTTTCTCCAGTTCACATCAGGTTCAACTGGTGATGCTAAAGGAGTTATGATCACACACGGTGGGCTCATCCATAATGTGAAATTAATGCGTAAGAAATACAAGAGCACATCAAAGACAGTCCTGGTAAGCTGGCTGCCCCAGTACCATGATATGGGATTGATTGGAGGGCTTTTCACAAGTCTAGTAAGTGGTGGATCTGCAATCTTATTTTCTCCGGTAACATTCATCAAAAATCCACTTTTGTGGCTACAAACAATGAGCAAATATCAGGCCACACACAGTGCTGGCCCAAACTTcgcttttgagctaattataaGAAGATTGGACCACAAAAGTAAGAAGGAACAGAATAAGGAACTGAATTTGGACCTCTCCTCAATGGTGTTTTTGATGGTTGCTGCAGAACCCGTGAGACAGGGCACTATAAAAAGATTTATTGAGTTAACTCAGCCTTTTGGGCTCTCCCAAGAAGTGATTGCTCCTGGTTATGGCCTTGCGGAGAATTGTGTGTATGTGAGTAGTGCTTTTGGCGAGAAAAATTCTATTATGGTGGATTGGCAAGGAAGGGTTTGCTGTGGGTATGTTGATCCAAATGATCCTGATGTTGAATTTAGAATCGTTGATCCAGAGACAGGGAAGGAGCACGAAGAATCTGAAAAAGAAGGAGAGATCTGGATTAGTAGTCCAAGTGCCGGGATTGGATATTGGGGAATGGAAGATTTGAGTCAGAAAACATTCAGAAACAAGCTAAAAGGCCAGACAGGAAAAGTATATACTCGAACTGGAGACTTGGGTAGAATTATTAGGGGGAAGTTATTTATCACAGGGAGGATTAAAGATCTTATCATTGTTGCTGgaagaaatatatattcatCAGATATTGAGAAAACAGTTGAGGCCTCATCTGAAGTTTTGCGCCCAGGCTGCTGTGCAGTGATTGGAGTTCCTGAGGAGATCTTGTTGTCAAAACAAATCCATGTTCCTGGAATATCTGATCAAGTTGGATTGGTTGTGATTGCTGAGGTCAGAGATGATAGACCTTTTACTGAAAATGTTATCGAACATATTCAGAATCGTGTTGCAGAGGAACATGGCATTACTATTGCTAAAGTTGTGCTCATAAAATCAAGAAGTATTGCTAAGACAACATCAGGAAAAATCAAGAGATTCCAGTGTCTCAAACAGTTCACTGATGGCACCTTGAACACAATCCAACAGCCACGGGTTGAGGAAAAGAGAAAATCAACAAACGTTGCTATCATGAAGAACTGTCTTTCTGAAAGTAAATATATTCAAAAGAAAGACATTATTGATTTCTTACGGGGGCTGTTATCTGAACAGACAGGGATTCCTACAGCGAACATTACTATCACAGAGAGCCTCATGTCCTATGGAGTAGATTCTATTGGCGTGGTTCGAGCAGCCCAGAAGCTCTCCACTTATCTTGGGCAACCAGTAGGGGCAATTGACATATTCACAGCAACCTGCATTGAAGATTTGGCAGATTTTGCTGAAGGCCTTTTGCAGAAATCTCGACCGCAATCTATTACGGATCCATCTCCCATGCATCAAGTCAAGACTCCTTCTGTCAAGCAAGAGAAAGTCCTTTCATCTCATAAGTTGGCTATTTGGTTCTACCAGGTTCTCGCTCTCATCTACATCTCCTTCTTACTGATCATTCCTTCATATTTTTCTGTATCGGCCTTTACAACACTAGTCTCTGGAAGTTACTCTCCGGGAGGATCATCCTGGGTGGGTTACCTGGTCTCCTTAATTTGTGCACCTCTGGTTTGGTTACTTTGCATTTTCTCCACATGCATCAGTATATCATTCTTTGGGAATTCCTTTCTACAACCAAACTATGCACTAAGCCCTGAAATATCCATCTGGTCGGTCGATTTTATAAAATGGTGGGCACTGTGCAAGGTCCAACAAGCTGCATCAAATGTTTTTGCAGTACACCTTAGAGGAACAATTTTTGCTAAGTATTGGTTCCAGATGCTTGGAGCTAAGATTGGTTCATCTGTCTTGATCGATACTGTCGACATAACAGACCCTTACCTGGTTTCGATAGGAGATGAAGCTGTAATTGCAGAAGGAGCATTAATTCAGGGCCATGAAGTGAGAAATGGTATCTTAAGACTAAATCCTATCAGGATTGGCTGTAAATCTTCTGTCGGCCCTTTTGCTGTAATTCAGAAAGGCAGCATTGTGGGAGATGGAGCTACTGTAGCAGCTTTGCAAGCTTGTGAAGGAGGCAAGAGTATTAACAAAACTTTCATGGCTGACATAAGTAAAAAGGTtggtgattctaattttttgaaGTCATTTCTTTCAAATATCCTCGTTTATAATTTTAGGAAAATATTGTTATGGAACCAAAACTTAGGAAGAGTTACTTTAATTTACTCACTAACTCTTAAAAAGTTACTTCAAAGTAAAAAGAAAGAATTTCAATCTTATTTAATATGTTCACAGGAAAAGGTGGCACAGGTTATCACAGGCTTCAAAGGCAACTCTACTTCCCATTTTACTGGCATTTACATGGTGGGATTTCTCAGCAGTCTATCAGCAGCTATTACTTACGTAGTTTACATATGGCTATCCCATAAGACTCCATCATTGCAGCATTTTGGATTCTTATGCTTATGCGGCACATTTCACTGGCTCCCGTTCACCATAATTGCATATGCTACTATGCTTGAGAATGTTCCTTCAAGTCCATTCAGCTTTGCACTTCTAGTCTCCATTGGTCACTTGGCTCATGGTGTTATTCTTTGCTTTCTCACTTCTATTTGTGTTCATCTTCTTTCAAGaacaaagatgaagaaaaacCAGCATTTTGTAACTTGGCTTCAGCATAGGATCACTGTCTCCTGCCATCTGAGATTTGCTAAGTTTCTTTCTGGAACAGAAGCTTTCAGCATTTATTTCCGTCTTATGGGGGCAAAAATAGGGCAGCATTGCTCCATTAGAGCCGTCAATCCAATCTCAGATCCGAAGTTGGTGTCAATTGGTGATGGTGTCCATTTAGGTGACTTTTGTCGAATTGTCCCAGGTTTTTATAACTCCACAGGTTTTGTTCATGGAAAGGTACAGGTACAAGAGAACTCAGTTGTCGGCAGTCAGGGTCTCATACTGCCAGGTTCCAACCTTCAGAAGGATGTGTTTCTGGGTGCACTTTCGGTTGCTCCAGTAAATTCAGTTCTGCAACAGGGTGGAGTTTTTGTGGGATCTCAAACTCCTGTGATGGTTAGGAACTCGATGCTTTTATTAGATGATCGGATTGAGGAAATGGATAGACAATATAAGAAGGTACTTGGAAATCTTGCAGCAAATTTGGCTGCCACAACCCTTAAAGTGAATGCTAGATATTTCCATCGTATTGGTGCTGGCGGAAAGGGAACTTTAAAGCTCTATGCTGACATACCAGGATTCCCAACACATAAGGTATTCTATCCAGGAAAGAGTTACCCAATTACTCTCCGACACAGCAATTGCTTAAGTTCTGATGATGATGCCAGACTTGATCCGCGAGGTGCTGCACTAAGGATCCTTTCAGATGAGAGAAATTCAACTCCAGTGCTTGATCTGACATTGAAGACAGGCAAGGCATTTCATGCGCGTTCTATAGGAGACTTTGCAACATGGTTAGTTTGTGGAGCTGCAGCACGCGAAGAGCATGTGAAACATGTTCCACATATCCGGGAAGCTATGTGGGACTCCCTCCGACAAGCAAACTCATATACTGAGCTGCATTACTATTCAAATATAACCAGGATATTCAGATTTGAGGATGGACAGGAAATGTATGCGAAGTTCAAATTGAGGCCATTTGACAAGAAGTTCGACGAGGATTCAGGAAAAGTAGAACCAAGAGGTTTACTTCCTCCGGAAACCGGAGCAATTCCAAGGGATGAAAATGACAAACGGCCCTTATTGTTCCTCGAAAGAGATTTTCAACATCGTGTCAACTCGCCTGACCGTGTCAAGTACATTCTTCAACTGCAAATGCGGGCTGTTCCAGAGGATGAAATCACACGTGAGACAGCACTTGATTGCACTAAGCCCTGGGACGATGATGAATTTCCTTATATAGAGATTGGAGAGATAGTTATTGATCAAGTTCTGACAAAAGAAGAATCAGAAGCCCTCGAATTTAATCCATTCCTCAGATGTCATGAAATAGATGTGATTCGAGCCAAGTCATGCTCCCAAAGCGCGTCAATGGATCATGGGCGCTCAATTGTTTATTCCATTTGCCAGCATTTGAGGAATAAAAAACCGCTTCCTGAATCTTGGAAAATGTTCCTGGATCAGTCTGATGTAAAGCTCGACCTGTCCGGGTGTCCAATGGCAGGAGCACTGGAGAAAAACAAAGTCAAAAGAGTGACTCTCGCGA includes:
- the LOC135149116 gene encoding uncharacterized protein LOC135149116 codes for the protein MRGEMSVEDEFSKMHPCYDPIRTRIAIVGAGPSGLSAAYALSKLGYSDITVLEKHHSVGGMCESVELEGRIYDLGGQVLAENSAPTIFHLAKEIGAKTEKLDKHKFATIDSSSGEYNDSKVVDDYVSVISLTLKIQDQVKDSDKIGVHAVSEIASDSAPRFLETHGFKAIPKSVAYGYTASGYGYVQDMPYAYVHEFTRTSMAGKIRRFEGGYTSVWRRLSESLPINVRCDTEVLEVKRDSGSVAVSVRGNTGEEEVLEFDKIIISGSFPFRSAKTYRASSSITTENGKEVMVMSELERELFGKVYIIDYYTTALKIKGFEHIPMGFYYFAEFMDDPTSIGNPVAMQKFYADTDIFLFWSYGNSTNIKGEEIIEFARNAVARMGGEVVKTILQRRFRYFPHIKSQDMKDGFYNRMESELQGQLNTYYVGGLMAFELTERNSTYAMALVRKHFANNNLQPKFPYVKRLFTLQSHRRSGITKKLDESPGLEFPDLFSLDDFLRHWGTHSVTGNKILYNWINEKGEITSKRTYRELHENAYIIAHKLLTSHKPAIKPGDRVLLVYMPGLEFIDAFFGCLRARVIPVPVIPPDPSQKAGQTLLHIQNIANKCNAVAILSTKRYHISVRAFAAKNIIFLAGKSKSSPQWPDLPWLHTDSFINKSNDGTYFQAMAQVSKPLPEDLCFLQFTSGSTGDAKGVMITHGGLIHNVKLMRKKYKSTSKTVLVSWLPQYHDMGLIGGLFTSLVSGGSAILFSPVTFIKNPLLWLQTMSKYQATHSAGPNFAFELIIRRLDHKSKKEQNKELNLDLSSMVFLMVAAEPVRQGTIKRFIELTQPFGLSQEVIAPGYGLAENCVYVSSAFGEKNSIMVDWQGRVCCGYVDPNDPDVEFRIVDPETGKEHEESEKEGEIWISSPSAGIGYWGMEDLSQKTFRNKLKGQTGKVYTRTGDLGRIIRGKLFITGRIKDLIIVAGRNIYSSDIEKTVEASSEVLRPGCCAVIGVPEEILLSKQIHVPGISDQVGLVVIAEVRDDRPFTENVIEHIQNRVAEEHGITIAKVVLIKSRSIAKTTSGKIKRFQCLKQFTDGTLNTIQQPRVEEKRKSTNVAIMKNCLSESKYIQKKDIIDFLRGLLSEQTGIPTANITITESLMSYGVDSIGVVRAAQKLSTYLGQPVGAIDIFTATCIEDLADFAEGLLQKSRPQSITDPSPMHQVKTPSVKQEKVLSSHKLAIWFYQVLALIYISFLLIIPSYFSVSAFTTLVSGSYSPGGSSWVGYLVSLICAPLVWLLCIFSTCISISFFGNSFLQPNYALSPEISIWSVDFIKWWALCKVQQAASNVFAVHLRGTIFAKYWFQMLGAKIGSSVLIDTVDITDPYLVSIGDEAVIAEGALIQGHEVRNGILRLNPIRIGCKSSVGPFAVIQKGSIVGDGATVAALQACEGGKSINKTFMADISKKEKVAQVITGFKGNSTSHFTGIYMVGFLSSLSAAITYVVYIWLSHKTPSLQHFGFLCLCGTFHWLPFTIIAYATMLENVPSSPFSFALLVSIGHLAHGVILCFLTSICVHLLSRTKMKKNQHFVTWLQHRITVSCHLRFAKFLSGTEAFSIYFRLMGAKIGQHCSIRAVNPISDPKLVSIGDGVHLGDFCRIVPGFYNSTGFVHGKVQVQENSVVGSQGLILPGSNLQKDVFLGALSVAPVNSVLQQGGVFVGSQTPVMVRNSMLLLDDRIEEMDRQYKKVLGNLAANLAATTLKVNARYFHRIGAGGKGTLKLYADIPGFPTHKVFYPGKSYPITLRHSNCLSSDDDARLDPRGAALRILSDERNSTPVLDLTLKTGKAFHARSIGDFATWLVCGAAAREEHVKHVPHIREAMWDSLRQANSYTELHYYSNITRIFRFEDGQEMYAKFKLRPFDKKFDEDSGKVEPRGLLPPETGAIPRDENDKRPLLFLERDFQHRVNSPDRVKYILQLQMRAVPEDEITRETALDCTKPWDDDEFPYIEIGEIVIDQVLTKEESEALEFNPFLRCHEIDVIRAKSCSQSASMDHGRSIVYSICQHLRNKKPLPESWKMFLDQSDVKLDLSGCPMAGALEKNKVKRVTLARPWHQNLWMMTGQPILQIVVPYFLMALVMFEPLNAVLSRKESMNIIPVYWLISMLWISTGLVAGLVCALAKWVLVGKKRDGEIVMIWSIGVFMDTTWQAIRTLVDDYFMQMVGGSVLYNIWMVLMGSQIDWDDGVYVDSCGATLNPEMVEIKRNGSVERGALLFGHIYEGEQGKVKYGKICVKEGGFVGSRAVAMPGVTVENEACLAALSLAMKGENIK